The following are encoded together in the Bacillus sp. V2I10 genome:
- a CDS encoding DUF3951 domain-containing protein — MSPSDFVNLAVISFPIIILVFIGLYKIFVKKQTVTTYYTPFDEITGQAPVAFHEEKYLQEDEDGQGDDKNKNKNSKI; from the coding sequence ATGAGTCCGAGTGATTTTGTAAACCTAGCCGTCATTTCATTTCCAATCATCATCCTGGTTTTCATAGGGTTATACAAAATTTTTGTGAAAAAGCAGACTGTAACAACGTATTATACTCCTTTTGATGAAATAACCGGCCAGGCACCCGTCGCCTTTCACGAGGAAAAATATCTGCAGGAGGATGAGGATGGACAAGGTGATGATAAAAATAAAAACAAGAATTCAAAGATTTGA
- a CDS encoding DUF423 domain-containing protein, whose translation MKLFLILAAANAFLAVALGAFGAHGLEGKVPEKYLKIWQTGVTYQMFHAVGLFVIAFLIDKLPQAGMLTWAGWLMFIGILLFSGSLYVLTVTQISVLGAITPLGGLSFLIAWVMMIIAVVKFL comes from the coding sequence GTGAAACTATTCTTAATACTTGCTGCAGCAAACGCTTTTCTGGCCGTCGCATTAGGCGCATTCGGAGCTCATGGGCTTGAAGGAAAGGTACCTGAGAAATACTTGAAAATCTGGCAGACAGGCGTCACTTATCAAATGTTTCATGCCGTCGGTTTATTCGTTATCGCGTTTTTAATCGACAAACTTCCGCAGGCGGGCATGCTGACATGGGCGGGCTGGCTCATGTTCATCGGAATTCTCTTATTTTCCGGAAGCCTGTACGTATTAACTGTGACTCAAATCAGTGTTCTTGGCGCAATCACACCGCTCGGAGGTCTTTCATTTTTAATTGCCTGGGTAATGATGATCATCGCAGTTGTGAAGTTTTTATAG
- the gerQ gene encoding spore coat protein GerQ, translating into MNSAYNQFGAGFNPYGAGYDYRQQQPQFQQFGYPQQQQMQNGGGQGMPQGGQQQTPTQAQGGMLPIEESYIENILRLNRGKVATVYMTFEASKEWNSKIFKGVIEAAGRDHIILSDQKTAKRYLLLMVYLDYITFDEEIAYHYPYDTASYPPR; encoded by the coding sequence ATGAATTCAGCGTACAATCAGTTTGGAGCAGGCTTCAATCCATATGGAGCCGGATATGATTACCGTCAGCAGCAGCCCCAATTTCAGCAGTTTGGCTATCCTCAACAGCAGCAAATGCAGAACGGCGGCGGTCAGGGGATGCCCCAGGGCGGCCAGCAGCAAACACCCACTCAGGCTCAAGGCGGAATGCTGCCGATAGAGGAATCGTACATTGAGAATATACTGCGTTTAAATCGCGGGAAAGTAGCTACAGTCTATATGACGTTTGAAGCCAGCAAAGAGTGGAACTCTAAAATCTTTAAAGGTGTCATCGAAGCCGCAGGACGAGATCATATTATTTTAAGCGATCAAAAAACGGCAAAAAGATACCTGCTGTTAATGGTTTATTTAGACTATATTACGTTTGATGAGGAAATTGCTTATCATTATCCGTATGATACGGCTTCATATCCTCCTAGATAA
- the hemQ gene encoding hydrogen peroxide-dependent heme synthase: protein MSEAAQTLDGWYCLHDFRAMNWALWKTVSSDERQAAIYEFQGLLEKWGIAEDQKQGSQALYSIVGQKADFMLMILRPTMEELNVIETEFNKSKLADYTLPAYSYVSVVELSNYLPAGEDPYQNPQVLARLYPSLPEAKHVCFYPMDKRRNGQDNWYMLPMDERKSLMRSHGMIGRQYAGKVKQIITGSVGFDDFEWGVTLFSDDVLQFKKLIYEMRFDEVSARYGEFGTFFVGNILPADKLYGYFHI, encoded by the coding sequence ATGAGTGAAGCTGCACAAACGTTAGATGGCTGGTATTGTTTACATGACTTCCGCGCAATGAACTGGGCGCTTTGGAAAACGGTAAGCAGTGACGAGCGTCAAGCAGCAATTTATGAGTTTCAGGGTTTGCTTGAAAAATGGGGAATTGCTGAAGATCAAAAGCAAGGCAGTCAGGCTTTATATTCGATTGTCGGACAAAAAGCTGACTTTATGCTGATGATTTTGCGCCCTACTATGGAAGAGTTAAATGTTATTGAAACAGAGTTTAATAAATCGAAGCTTGCTGATTACACTCTGCCTGCATATTCATATGTATCTGTTGTAGAGCTCAGCAACTACTTGCCTGCAGGTGAAGATCCATATCAAAATCCTCAAGTGCTTGCCCGTCTTTATCCATCCCTTCCGGAAGCAAAGCATGTCTGTTTCTATCCGATGGATAAACGCCGCAATGGCCAGGATAACTGGTACATGCTTCCGATGGATGAGCGCAAAAGCTTGATGCGCAGCCATGGCATGATCGGCCGCCAATACGCTGGAAAAGTCAAACAGATTATTACAGGCTCTGTTGGTTTTGATGATTTTGAATGGGGTGTCACGTTATTCTCAGATGACGTTCTTCAGTTCAAAAAACTTATTTACGAAATGCGTTTTGACGAGGTCAGCGCACGTTACGGCGAGTTTGGCACATTCTTTGTAGGAAACATTCTTCCTGCCGATAAATTGTACGGATATTTTCATATCTAA
- the pta gene encoding phosphate acetyltransferase, translated as MSDLFTLLKEKVTGKELKIVFPEGMDERILTAANRLAGEGILKPILVGSNDEITKKADELNLTLDGVEIYDPHTFEGMNELVQSFVERRKGKATEEQAQKILLDENYFGTMLVYTGQAHGLVSGAAHSTADTVRPALQIIKTKEGIKKTSGVFIMVRGDEKYVFADCAINISPDSQDLAEIAIESAKTADMFDIEPRVAMLSFSTKGSAKSPETERVAEAVKMAKEMQPNLVLDGEFQFDAAFVPSVAKSKAPDSVIKGDANVFVFPSLEAGNIGYKIAQRLGNFEAVGPILQGLNAPVNDLSRGCNAEDVYKLALITAGQAV; from the coding sequence ATGTCTGATTTATTTACTCTTTTAAAAGAAAAAGTAACTGGAAAAGAGCTTAAAATCGTTTTTCCCGAAGGAATGGATGAACGTATTCTTACTGCTGCAAACCGTTTGGCTGGAGAGGGAATTCTAAAACCGATTCTTGTCGGCAGCAATGATGAGATTACGAAAAAGGCAGATGAGCTGAATCTTACATTAGATGGCGTCGAAATTTATGACCCTCATACATTTGAAGGCATGAACGAGCTTGTTCAATCTTTCGTAGAACGCCGCAAAGGCAAAGCTACAGAAGAGCAGGCGCAAAAAATCCTGCTTGATGAAAACTACTTCGGAACAATGCTTGTGTACACTGGACAAGCTCACGGCTTAGTAAGCGGTGCTGCTCATTCAACGGCAGACACAGTTCGTCCGGCGCTTCAAATCATTAAAACAAAAGAGGGTATCAAAAAAACATCAGGCGTCTTCATCATGGTTCGCGGCGACGAGAAATATGTATTTGCTGACTGTGCAATCAACATTTCACCTGATAGCCAAGATCTTGCTGAGATTGCAATTGAAAGTGCAAAAACAGCCGATATGTTTGATATTGAACCTAGAGTTGCTATGCTAAGCTTCTCAACAAAAGGATCTGCAAAATCACCTGAAACAGAGCGCGTAGCTGAAGCGGTAAAAATGGCAAAAGAAATGCAGCCTAACCTTGTTTTAGACGGTGAGTTCCAATTTGACGCTGCATTTGTGCCTTCCGTAGCAAAATCAAAAGCACCGGACTCTGTCATCAAAGGCGATGCAAACGTATTTGTTTTCCCAAGCCTTGAAGCAGGGAACATCGGATATAAAATTGCCCAGCGCTTAGGCAACTTTGAAGCAGTCGGACCGATTCTGCAAGGCTTGAATGCACCCGTGAACGATCTTTCACGCGGATGTAATGCTGAAGATGTTTATAAGCTTGCACTGATTACTGCTGGACAAGCGGTTTAA